One genomic window of Vibrio rhizosphaerae includes the following:
- a CDS encoding anhydro-N-acetylmuramic acid kinase, protein MAQKERYIGVMSGTSLDGVDVALIEIDGRHIRLLSSTMYPMPESIKQSILNICTGQPTHLPAIGILDHRLGHLFADAVNALLAQSGYQAQDIRAIGCHGQTVYHHPTGDTPFTMQLGDAHIIATKTGIDTVADFRRKDMALGGQGAPLVPAFHREVFAHDDATLVVLNIGGIANISVIRPEQPLLGYDTGPGNILMDAWCQYHTREKFDQDAQMARSGQIDMPLLELMKQDRYFAAPAPKSTGREYFNLDWVQSKVRLVNHHITPENVQRTLCRLTAETIADQSCMYASGIQPRLFVCGGGANNPLLMQDLQTLLTDWQVSNTSAQGVNSDDMEAMAFAWLAHQRIHGLPSNVPEVTGATKAVSLGVIYTPQ, encoded by the coding sequence ATGGCTCAGAAAGAACGATATATTGGCGTGATGTCCGGCACGAGTCTCGATGGGGTTGATGTGGCGCTGATAGAGATTGATGGCCGTCACATTCGGTTACTCTCATCGACCATGTATCCGATGCCAGAATCAATTAAGCAGAGTATTCTCAATATCTGTACCGGTCAGCCGACCCATCTTCCGGCGATAGGAATCCTCGATCACCGTCTCGGGCACTTGTTTGCTGATGCTGTCAATGCACTATTGGCACAAAGCGGATATCAGGCTCAGGATATCCGGGCGATTGGCTGCCACGGTCAGACGGTCTATCACCATCCGACAGGGGATACACCTTTTACAATGCAGCTTGGTGATGCCCATATCATCGCCACGAAAACCGGGATTGATACTGTCGCAGATTTTCGTCGTAAAGACATGGCGCTGGGCGGTCAGGGGGCACCTCTCGTGCCTGCGTTTCATCGGGAGGTCTTTGCACATGATGATGCGACACTTGTCGTACTGAATATTGGTGGGATTGCCAATATCTCTGTGATCAGACCGGAGCAGCCGCTTTTAGGATATGATACCGGCCCGGGTAACATCCTGATGGATGCTTGGTGCCAATACCACACGCGAGAAAAATTTGATCAAGATGCACAGATGGCGCGTAGCGGGCAAATTGATATGCCGCTGCTAGAGCTGATGAAGCAAGATCGCTATTTTGCAGCACCCGCCCCCAAAAGTACCGGCAGAGAATATTTCAATCTGGATTGGGTGCAATCGAAAGTCAGATTAGTGAACCATCATATCACGCCAGAAAATGTGCAAAGAACCCTGTGTCGGCTGACCGCTGAAACCATTGCCGATCAAAGCTGCATGTATGCCAGCGGGATTCAGCCCCGGCTGTTTGTCTGTGGTGGCGGGGCGAACAATCCGCTATTGATGCAGGACTTACAAACCTTGCTGACAGACTGGCAGGTCAGTAACACCTCGGCACAAGGCGTTAACAGCGATGATATGGAAGCGATGGCTTTTGCCTGGCTGGCACACCAACGCATACACGGACTTCCGAGTAACGTACCTGAAGTCACTGGCGCAACCAAAGCGGTGTCACTGGGCGTCATTTATACCCCTCAATAA
- the nagZ gene encoding beta-N-acetylhexosaminidase — protein sequence MGPLWLDVEGCELSAEEKEMLAHPTVGGVILFARNYFDSRQLQALTQSIRQYARQPILIGVDQEGGRVQRFIDGFTRLPAAADYARFPESERMARLGGWLMASELIAHDIDLSFAPVLDTGFSCRAIGNRAFGEARDTVISMSQAYIQGMKSAGMATTGKHFPGHGGVVEDSHKETPYDRREDIFETDMQVFQQHIQAGILDAMMPAHVIYSHYDPQPASGSAFWLKQILRQQLGFKGIIFSDDLAMEGASVMGDALARSHQALAAGCDMLLLCNDRAASVRVLDHLPMMTVSGAESLQKQRSFHPAELRATPQWKQAVEALKPLTEQAE from the coding sequence ATGGGGCCGCTGTGGTTAGATGTTGAAGGATGTGAGCTGAGTGCGGAAGAGAAAGAGATGCTGGCGCATCCGACGGTCGGTGGCGTGATTCTGTTTGCCAGAAACTATTTTGACTCAAGACAGTTACAGGCTTTAACTCAGTCAATTCGCCAATATGCAAGACAACCAATACTGATCGGTGTTGATCAGGAAGGTGGGCGTGTTCAGCGGTTTATCGACGGTTTTACCCGATTACCGGCAGCTGCAGACTATGCGCGTTTTCCTGAGAGTGAACGCATGGCTCGGTTAGGGGGCTGGTTGATGGCCAGTGAATTGATTGCCCATGATATTGACTTAAGTTTTGCTCCGGTTCTTGATACGGGGTTTTCCTGTCGTGCGATTGGGAACCGTGCTTTTGGTGAAGCGCGTGACACGGTGATATCGATGAGTCAGGCATATATTCAGGGCATGAAGTCTGCCGGGATGGCAACAACTGGCAAACACTTTCCGGGGCACGGCGGGGTGGTCGAAGATTCACACAAAGAAACACCCTATGATCGGCGTGAAGATATTTTTGAAACGGATATGCAGGTGTTTCAGCAGCACATTCAGGCCGGAATCTTGGATGCGATGATGCCAGCGCATGTCATTTATTCGCACTATGATCCGCAGCCAGCGAGTGGTTCGGCATTCTGGTTAAAGCAGATTTTGCGTCAGCAACTCGGTTTTAAAGGCATTATTTTTTCCGACGACTTAGCGATGGAAGGTGCCTCGGTGATGGGCGATGCGCTGGCCCGTTCACATCAAGCCTTGGCGGCCGGATGTGATATGTTATTGCTGTGTAATGACCGTGCTGCGTCTGTTCGTGTCTTGGATCATCTTCCGATGATGACGGTATCCGGTGCGGAATCTCTGCAAAAGCAACGTTCGTTTCATCCGGCAGAACTGAGAGCAACACCGCAGTGGAAACAGGCGGT